A region of the Acipenser ruthenus chromosome 40, fAciRut3.2 maternal haplotype, whole genome shotgun sequence genome:
TATTAGTGCTCATGTAGTTACAGGTCACTCTGTTATTAGTGCTCATGTAGTTACAGGTCACTCTGTTATTAGTGTTCATGTAGTTACTGGTCACACTGTTATTAGTGCTCATGTAGTTACAGGTCACTCTGTTATTAGTGCTCATGTAGTTACAGGTCACACTGTTATTAGTGCTCATGTAGTTACAGGTCACACTGTTATTAGTGCTCATGTAGTTACAGGTCACACTGTTATTAGTGCTCATGTAGTTACAGGTCACTCTGTTATTAGTGCTCATGTATTTACAGGTCACACTGTTATTAGTGCTCATGTAGTTACAGGTCACTGTTATTAGTGCTCATGTATTTACAGGTCACGCTGGTTGTGGAGATCACTGCTCTTTCTTACAGGTCACTCTGTTATTAGTGCTCATGTAGTTACAGGTCACTCTGTTATTAGTGCTCATGTAGTTACAGGTCACACTGTTATTAGTGCTCATGTATTTACAGGTCACGCTGGTTGTGGAGATCACTGCTCTTTCTTACAGGTCACTCTGTTATTAAAGCTCATTTACTTACAGGTCACGCTGGTTGTGGTGATCGCTCCTCTTTCTGCACAGTCCTTGTTGCCCAGGTTCTCCACGGAGctgctctctttctctttctctgtatcATCTGTGCTCCTGTCATTAGAGACCTGCCCATTACCGTGGACAGGAGCTTCTGGTCTGACTTCACCAAGTGCAGTGCTTTCATTGTGAGCACCAGCACTGAGTTCTTTAGCAGCGTGCGCCTCTTCTTTACATTGGATGGATCCATCATTCTCATCCTCCTCATTATTATTGTGCTCTTCAGTGATTTCCTCTTTCATTTGAAGCGACTCCATGTCAGGTACATCTTTGGAATTACTGACAGATTCCAGTTCAGGGAGCTCTTCTTTAATGTGGGCAGCTGGTGATTCCCGGACACCTTCAATAATGAACACAGACTCCACTTCAGTGACTTGCTCTTCAGTGTGGCTGCAGCCCTGCAGCGGGACCTCTTCAGCACTCTGAACAGATCCCTGGGGAGCCTCACTCTGAACAGATCCCTGGGGAGCCTCACTCTGAACAGATCCCTGGGGAGCCTCACTCTGAACAGATCCCTGGGGAGCCTCACTCTGAACAGATCCCTGGGGAGCCTCACTCTGAACTGCACAGTATTCCTGGTGAAGGTGCTGCTCTGGAGCCTGTAAAGCTACGTTCTCATGAACAGTTTCCTCTTGAGCCTCTGTGGTATAAAGAGAAGCAGACGTTAACAGGTGCATTCATGACAGGGATGCATGTCGGTTCTGGTCACTTCGGTTTCATATCAACTCTTTCTGCTGTTCTTCACGTCCAATCAGTTTTTGGTAAATGAAAGTTTCAAGTGGGAATGCTGGAGAGAATGTGTGCAGCCCAGGGAACAGGGCACATCATATTACAACACACATGATAATGACACCTGCACAGCCTCAAGTGAAACATCGGCACACTcgtttttatttctatttgtacACGTCCTGGTGTTGACTTTGCCATTGCATTGCATAAATCTCATCTGCACAACACTAACTCATCTACAGCTTCATTTAGATCTGCTGACTGCAGTTCGGAGTacctgtgcagcagcagcatcgCAATGACTGAACCGGTATAACCATCTCCTGAACCTTTCTAGAGCTTGTTATAAAAACAAAGCCAGGTTCTTACCTTTCTCTATTCCCGCTCTGTCCACAATACTTCGGATCCACGTGTCAACACTCTGGTCAGAGATCAGTAACTCCTGGTTGTTATCTTCAGTGACGATCTCTGGTGTGATTAATAAAACCAGGGGCCAGTCCTTTATCGACGGAGCTGCTTGACTGGTGCACAGACGCTGGGACCCGCTCTGTGCTTCATTGAAGAGTGAAGCGTTCACTCCGGTAACATCGCCGCTTTCCTTCTCGGGATCGTCTCCTCCCGGACTGTGTGGCTGGAAGTCGCGCTCAAGGCAGCTCACTCGAGGCGGTGTGGCGCCGCTGTTCTTATCTGCGGGTTTGAAATACCCGCGCAGCTGTTTCAGCTCCCGCTCGGATGTTTCCAATCGACGCCTCAGCTGTTTCATTTCTTTCACTCTTTCAGACAGATCCGCGAATTCGTTACCGACCAGCTGTGTGATTTCACTGATCACCGTGTCCACGGCAGCTTTCAATGCTTGCTCAATGACCGCGGAGAGCTTGCCTTTAAAAACATCCATCTTCACCTCCTCCAATTCCGAACCACTAATAAACGAATGCGAATACTTTTCTTTCACACTGAGACCGGAAACAGGATGTTTTCTTTCAAGGTGTATTTAAACCCTTTCAGTTTCGCTCGGATGTCTAGCTGCACTAGAAACAGTTTTTCTGGGACGCTTCACAGTCGGGTCctcattaataaaacacagcaaagcctCAGACTTCAAAATCCAAAGCGGACTCGGACACTCAATGTCACTGCGAGTTCACGCATTTCAAATAAGGGTTACAGTAAAATCATCCCGCATAACAATCCGCCATCACACAAAAACAGCGACCCTCCCCCACTTCCTGTGCGCCCTCTCGTGCGCATGCGCGGTGCTGCAGCAGCCGCACAGCAGTGACGGGGATCCTAGTGACGCGCATGTTTTAGTTTGTTCATGGAGATCATGCTTGGAATTGatcagattctgcgcagaatgatctcctgAACGCACCCTGAGTTCTCTCCTCCTGGGTTCCGTGCTGCGCTTATTGGTCAGGGTTAACTTTTTTTAAAGACGTCATCACGCCCTCCCTAATTCTCCTCGGTTCCTGGTGGAATAGATTCGTAGCTCAGTCCTCAGTCCTGCCCCATGCTGTCTGGAGGAGGAATCTGTGTTTCACTTGTTTTAACTCGGCCCCAGGTTACAGGCGTgtatgattttattaaggagTTTTATTTTGAACTGCTTTCTCTTGATTTTTGGTGTGAAGTATAGTTTTACTAAACGTGTTGATATAAATTTGGCAACGTTCTTAATTGATGAGGCTGCTGACTTGCCTATTCCCTTCACCCACCTTCTCATCTGTGTCCTTGATGAGGCTGCTGGCTGCCTATCTTACACCCACCTTCTCATCTGCCACTTTGATCATGAGATACTCTTCTCAAAAAAGGGCTTTTCTTTCCATTTTGTATTAGAAATCCACAGACATGTTCGTTTAGTTTcctataaatacactgtatagaTTTGTATTAACATATCCCTAATGCTCCTCTGAAATGTagtgatttattattttgaattctaTTTGAACATCTGTACAAACAACAAGAGCCTTTCAATAAGGGGCTTTAACAACACAAGACTGTAAGATTGGTGCTTGGGATGAGACGGAAAAGCGAGGTcctgctgtaagtgactctgcagcagcatagCTCACCCGAGTACAGAGTACCTCTTTAAACAGTCCATCATCCAGACTGTGAGCTGCACAAAGATGTTTGTGTTTCCATGACTACACAGGTATTGTGACGCACCTGTTGAGCCCAGCCCTGCCCCTCTGAGAGAGGAATGTGCCTGAGGGAGGAACAGGGAgtagaatgagagagagagggagggagagagagagagagagagagagagagagagagagagggagggagggagggagagagagggaggagagagagagagggggagggagagagagagaggagagagagtgtcAACACATCTattcaagaaactgaaaaatACAAGGAAAACGAACACCAATTAAGAGAACAGGTACATGAAGTGaataaacagaagaaataaaCTGAGACATACCCAGGACAGGAGACCGACAGGGAGGgacaggagacagacagacagggagggagggagggaggggcgtCGCTTTCATTTGCTTTTCCAGACATCCATGGTTTCCAGCTCTTTCATTTGCTTTTCCAGACATCCATGGTTTCCAGCTCTTTCATTTGCTTTTCCAGACATCCATGGTTTCCAGCTCTTTCATTTGCTTTTCCAGACATCCATGGTTTGCAGCTCTTTCATTTGCTTTTCCAGGCTCTCACTctgctttattccactttgctgtgctgttgttGTGGTGAACTTTTCTAAGGGCAGGACACAGTGAGGAAAGTCAGGGATGAAGACAAGCAGAGTGAGTCTGACAGGTCTTCAGATAAAGGGAGTGAAACCAGAAAGGGCGAGGTGAGGATTAGAGAATGAAATCTTAAAGACGTGACGTCAGAAAGATAAACCAGATACACAGGAAAGAATCTCAGTGcagaaaaaacatttacaaaccaGGACTGAGGAAGCAGGAGGGAGCTGAGAGCCTCAGGACTCCAGGGTTAAAGGTATTTCAAGAGGCAGCAAAACAGCTTTCAACAGACTGGGAGATcagggcagacagacagacagacagacagacaggcaggcagacagacaggcaggcaggcaggcagacagacagacagacagactcaaaCACACGCTCCACCCAGATAACATTTGAAAACTTTACTTTGATTCAGATCGAGGCCGGGGTGTCTGAATACAAAGAGAAGAGATGAAAGACAGTGTGGCTTGTACTGCCACTCATCAGAGCAACAGAATGGATTCTTCATGCGTTTTCTTAGCATACTTTGCATCTTGAGGCAACACactttttaatcacaaatttccagTTTGGAAGAGGCCTCACTGAAACTAAACCAGGCTGGATTAACTGCATGGCTTCCCTGTCGTGGCGGAACCCGGATCCTGCGAGGGTCAGGAGGTTGGCATCCCAGTCCAGGAGGGACAGTCTGTCCTCCCCCAGTTTGGAGGAACCCTTCTTCCCATTCCCGTCTCAGAGAAGAGAGTCTATGGGGAGCCCCCTGCCCCCCCCACTGGAACACACCAGCTCCGAGCTACTGGAGAGGGACCTCATACTGGCAGCGGAACTGGGACAAGCCTTACTGGAGAGGAACGAGGAACTGGGAGCCAAGCTGgaagagagggacagagagataGAGGTGAGAGAGACGTATTCCTGGGTAGCCTGGTCGTGTAAGTTAACATTTCTATCATCTACATTAAAAGATGTTCCGTGTCCTAATTCACAGTTCAGAGGGGGAAGAAGAGTCATCTCTAGAGGTCACATCTCAAACCACCTCACAGCAATAATTCAGCTTCTAGGAGTCGCTTCGGGCTggtaggctgaaagaactgaatctatttagcctggaacaaagaagaattagaggGGCATGATTGAGGTCTTTAAATAAAGGAGTCAGCAAAGTTAACCCAAACCCAAgaccagcacagaaaccaggaccagagaacacagtctgcaatgaagtggagatagactcaggacagagggaaggggacactgcttcacacagagagtgctgaggggatgggatgggttacctagtcatgttgctgaaggagactcttcttcacacagagagagctgaggggatgggat
Encoded here:
- the LOC131708062 gene encoding zinc finger and SCAN domain-containing protein 12-like; amino-acid sequence: MDVFKGKLSAVIEQALKAAVDTVISEITQLVGNEFADLSERVKEMKQLRRRLETSERELKQLRGYFKPADKNSGATPPRVSCLERDFQPHSPGGDDPEKESGDVTGVNASLFNEAQSGSQRLCTSQAAPSIKDWPLVLLITPEIVTEDNNQELLISDQSVDTWIRSIVDRAGIEKEAQEETVHENVALQAPEQHLHQEYCAVQSEAPQGSVQSEAPQGSVQSEAPQGSVQSEAPQGSVQSEAPQGSVQSAEEVPLQGCSHTEEQVTEVESVFIIEGVRESPAAHIKEELPELESVSNSKDVPDMESLQMKEEITEEHNNNEEDENDGSIQCKEEAHAAKELSAGAHNESTALGEVRPEAPVHGNGQVSNDRSTDDTEKEKESSSVENLGNKDCAERGAITTTSVTSPEVADKRKPDSNPVLPCKTSPHEKKLKKIRTKTEREESVKSRPERKKRLPSPQPGPGASGSADSSEQALHLCATCGKGFSRKQYLTCHQRSHSLATPHRCTICGDRFKQLCHLKTHQRLHQNKNSFRCNECNKSFIELGKLKTHQKIHKGGSPHHCKECGKSFALLNFLKRHKCIRGTESPFRCSECGKCFANRITLGRHAQVHTGEKPYHCNECGKTFMDIGGLKKHQRVHTGVTPYLCTACGKSFSQIGSLKVHHRTHTGEKPFYCNTCGKSFKETSTLLKHQKLHAK